The genomic region GTGGTGATCGTCACCCCCTATGGCATTCGCGACCTTCGCATCGGCAATGAATTTCTGCTGTGGGACTCGATCGCGGAGATTTCGGCTGAAGAACGCCGCGGGCGCAAGGTGATCGTGCTGACGCCGACGCCGGCCTTGCAGAGGCAGCTCTGCAGCATCCGCGGCTTGGCCCGCGGTGTGACGGACGATCGCATCGTCATCCGGTCGGAGGGCCTGGCGACCGATTTTGATACACTGCTGCGCGTTTGCCGCGACTGTCACGCCGCCGGCGGTCCACGCACCGCATTGCAGCAGGAAGATGAACGCGCCACGCAAGGCTTCGCCGCACAAGCGTCATAAGATCGCCGTTCGCAGACGGCTATGATGCGGCGCCGGATGAACGCATCCCCGGTAATGCCCGGATGTTGCGAGCGAGTGACATTTTCTGGAAATGAGCCAATATAGACAAAGATCTGCTCAAATATCAGGCAGGTGCCTGTTCGTAACTCACCCTGTGCCTACGTTGTGCGTTGCGCCGAGAAGGCGCCCGGGTGTCGAATGATCGTCATGTGCTCACGCTGATCTGAGAGTGGCGCTAAGGAACGGTCCGGTCGCTGCTTTCGTTCAATTGTGTAGCGGAACTCACGCGGAGAGGGATCATGTACAACGATTCTCTATTCAACGCTTTCGCTAAGTCGTTCGAGGCGAGAAGCCAACACGACATGTCGATGGCGGAATATCTGGAATCGTGTCGAAGCGATCCCATGAAATACGCAAACGCGGCCGAACGACTGCTAGCAGCGATCGGTGAGCCCCAGACGATTGACACGGCCAAGGACCCACGCCTTGGCCGTATTTTTTTGAACCGCACGATCCGTACCTATCCGGCCTTCGCCGGTTTCTACGGCATGGAAGAAACCATCGAGCGCATCGTCGGTTTCTTCCGTCACGCGGCGCAGGGCCTCGAAGAGCGCAAGCAGATCCTGTATCTGCTCGGTCCGGTCGGCGGCGGCAAATCCTCGCTCGCTGAGCGGCTCAAGTCGCTGATGGAAGTGCATCCGATCTACGTGCTCAAGGCCGGCGACGAGCTCTCGCCCGTGTTCGAAAGCCCGCTCAGCCTGTTCGATCCGGATCAGCTCGGCCCGATGCTGGAAGAGAAATACGGCATTCCGCGCCGCCGTCTCACCGGCCTGATGAGCCCGTGGTGCTACAAGCGGCTGGAAGCCTTCGGCGGCGACATTTCCCAGTTTCGGGTTGCAAAGATCCAGCCGTCGCGGCTGCGCCAGATCGGGATCGCCAAGACCGAGCCGGGTGACGAGAACAACCAGGACATCTCCTCGCTGGTCGGCAAGGTCGACATCCGCAAGCTCGAAACCTACGCGCAGAACGATCCCGACGCCTACAGCTATTCCGGCGGCCTCAACCGCGCCAACCAGGGCGTGCTCGAATTCGTCGAGATGTTCAAGGCGCCGATCAAGATGCTGCACCCGCTGCTCACCGCGACGCAGGAAGGCAACTATATCGGCACCGAGAACATCGGCGCGATCCCGTTCACCGGCGTCATCCTCGCGCACTCCAATGAAGCCGAGTGGTCGAGCTTCAAGGCCAACAAGAACAACGAGGCCTTCATCGACCGCATCTGCGTGATCAAGGTGCCGTACTGCCTGCGGATCACGGAGGAGCAGAAGATCTACGAGAAGCTGATCCAGGGCTCCGAGCTCGCGGCCGCGCCTTGCGCGCCCGCGACGCTGGAAACGTTGGCGCGGTTCTCGGTGATGTCGCGCCTGCGCAAGCACGAAAATTCCACGATCTACGCCAAGATGAGGGTTTACGACGGTGAGAGCCTGAAGGAGACCGATCCGAAGGCGCGCAGCGTCCAGGAATATCGCGATGCCGCCGGCGTCGACGAGGGCATGGACGGTGTTTCCACCCGCTTTGCCTTCAAGATCCTGGCTGCGACCTTCAACCACGATCCGCAGGAAGTCGCCGCCGACGCCGTGCATCTGATGTACGCGCTGGAGCAATCGATCAAGCGCGAGCAACTGCCCGAGGAAGTCGAGAAGCGCTACCTCGAATTCATCAAGGCCGACCTTGCGCCGCGTTATGCCGAGTTCATCGGCAACGAGATCCAGAAGGCTTATCTCGAATCCTACTCGGATTACGGCCAGAACCTGTTCGACCGCTACGTCGACTACGCCGATGCCTGGATCGAGGACCAGGATTTCAAGGACGCCGACACCGGCCAGCTGCTGGATCGTGAGCTTTTGAACCAGGAGCTGACCAAAATCGAGAAGCCGGCGGGCATCGCCAACCCGAAGGATTTCCGCAACGAGGTGGTCAAATTCTCGTTACGGTCGCGCGCCCAGAACGGCGGCAAGAATCCGACCTGGATCTCCTACGAGAAGATTCGCGATGTGATCGAAAAGCGGATATTCTCCCAGGTTGAGGACCTGCTTCCGGTCATCTCCTTCGGGTCGAAGAAGGACGGCGAGACGGAGAAGAAGCACGGCGAGTTCGTCGCACGCATGGTGGAGCGCGGCTACACCGAGCGTCAGGTTCGCCGGCTCGTCGAATGGTACATGCGCGTGAAGCAGGCCGGTTGAGGCGGATGGAAAAGTGCCGATTCACATTATTGACAGGCGCCTGAATCCAGGCGGCAAGAGTCTCGAGAACCGGCAGCGGTTCTTGCGTCGGGCCAAATCCCTGGTGCAGGGCGCCGTCAAGAAGACCTCGCAGGAACGCGACATCAAGGACGTCCTGGAGGGTGGCGAGGTCACCATTCCGCTCGACGGCATGCACGAGCCGCGTTTCCGCCGCGACGGCGGAACGCGCGACATGGTGTTGCCCGGAAACAAGAAGTTCATCGAGGGCGACTACCTCCAGCGCTCCGGCCAGGGCAGTGCCAAGGATTCCGGTCCGGGCGAAGGCGACAGCGAGGACGCCTTCCGCTTCGTGCTCAGCCGCGACGAATTCGTCGATCTCTTCCTCGATGACCTCGAACTTCCTGATCTCGCCAAGCGCAAGATCGCGCAGACCGAGAGCGAGGGCATCCAGCGCGCCGGCTACACCACGTCGGGCTCGCCATCCAACATCTCGGTGAGCCGGACGGTTCGGCGCGCAATGGCGCGCCGTATCGCGCTCAAGCGGCCCAGCAAGGAGGAGATCGAGGAGCTGGAATCCGCCATCGCCGCCTCCGCAGACGAGGACGAGCGTCTGCTGCTGCTGGCCCAGCTCGAAAAACTGAAGGCGAAGTCCAAGCGCATTCCCTTCATCGATCCGCTCGACATCCGCTACCGCCGCTTCGAGACGGTGCCAAAGCCCGTTGCCCAGGCTGTGATGTTCTGCCTGATGGACGTGTCGGGCTCGATGTCCGAGCACATGAAGGATCTCGCCAAGCGCTTCTACATGCTGCTCTACGTATTTCTGAAGCGCCGCTACAAGCATGTCGACATCGTCTTCATCCGCCACACCGATCGCGCCGAGGAGGTGGACGAGCAGACCTTCTTCTATGGCCCGGCTTCCGGCGGCACGCTGGTCTCCAGCGCGCTGCAGGCCATGCACGAGATCGTGCGCGAACGCTTCAGCCCGTCGGACTGGAATATCTACGCTGCGCAAGCTTCCGACGGCGACAATTCCTATTCCGACGGCGAGCTCGCGGGCATGCTGCTGACCGACAAAATCCTGCCGGTCTGCCAGTTCTTCGCCTATCTCGAGGTCGGCGAGTCCGGCGGCAGCGCCTTCGATCTGTCCGACTCCTCGCTCTGGACCCTCTACGAGCGCTTGCGCAACAGTGGCGCACCGCTCTCGATGCGCAAGGTCAGCGAGCGCAGCGAAATTTTTCCGGTGTTCCACGATCTGTTTCAGCGCCGCGACACTGCCCAGGAGAAAGCCGCTCCATGACGGAACGCTTGTTCGAAGGCGCCGATTGGGATTTTCACACCTTGCAGCGCATCACGGATGCCTGCGAGGAGGTGGCGACGAAAGATCTCGGGCTCGACGTCTATCCGAACCAGATCGAAGTCATTACCGCGGAGCAGATGCTGGACGCCTATTCGTCGGTCGGCATGCCGCTGTTCTACAAGCACTGGTCGTTCGGAAAGCACTTTGCGTATCACGAGGCCTCATACCGCAAGGGCCTCATGGGCCTCGCCTATGAGATCGTGATCAACTCCTCGCCCTGCATCTCCTACCTGATGGAAGAGAACACGGCGACGATGCAGACCCTGGTGATCGCGCACGCCGCCTTCGGCCACAATCACTTCTTCAAGAACAACTATCTGTTCAAGCAGTGGACCGACGCCGATGGCATCCTGGACTATCTGGATTTCGCCAAGAACTACGTCATGCAATGCGAGGATCGCTACGGCCGCGTGGAGGTCGAGCGCACCCTCGATGCCGCGCATGCGTTGATGTCGCATGGGATCGACCGCTATCCCGGCAAGAAGAAGCTCGACCTCCGCGCCGAAGAGAAGCGGGCAGGGCGCCGCCGCCAGCACGAGGAGGAGGTCTTCAACGACCTCTGGCGCACCGTGCCGGCGGGAAAGAGCAAGACCCGGTCCGCGCTCAGCATCGAACGCCGCCGCAAGCTGCTCGGCCTGCCGCAGGAGAACCTGCTGTATTTCCTCGAGAAGAGCGCGCCGCGGCTGGCGCCCTGGCAGCGCGAGCTGTTGCGCATCGTCCGCCACATCGCGCAATATTTCTATCCGCAGAGCCAGACCAAGGTGATGAACGAGGGGACGGCGACCTACGTCCACTATCGCATCATGACCAAGCTGCATCAGCAGGGCCGCACAAGCGACGGCAATTTCCTCGAATTCCTGCAGTCGCACACCAATGTCGTGTTCCAGCCCGAATTCGATGACCAGCGCTTTTCCGGCTTTAATCCCTATGCGCTCGGCTTCGCCATGATGCAGGACATCGAGCGCATCGTCACCAGGCCGGAAGACGAGGACCGCGAATGGTTCCCGGACATCGCCGGCAAGAACGACGTGATGGGCGTGCTGCGCGACGTCTGGGCCAACTACCGCGACGAGAGTTTCATCGCCCAGTTCCTGAGTCCGAAGCTGATGCGGCACCTCCGCATGTTCCACCTGCATGATGACCCCGAGGAACGCGCCGGCATCCGGGTCGACGCCATTCACGACGAGCGGGGCTTCCGCCGTGTCCGGCGCGAGCTGGCACGGCAGCACGATGTCGGCTACATCGACGCGAATATCGAGGTGGTCGACGTCGATCTCTCCGGCGACCGGCGGCTGATCCTGCATCACCATGTCATCAAGGGCGCGCAGCTCAACGAGACCGACGCCAAGCGCGTGCTCCAGCATCTAGCCGATCTCTGGACCTACGACGTCGCACTGATCGAGGTCGACGCCAGTGACAAGGTGCTGCGCGAATATGTCGTGAGCCCGCGCCCGATCTCGGCGGTGGCCTGACGCTGCTGACTATGCGGAGCAATACGGCGAGATGCGCGTTGATGCGCCCTCGCCCCTTGTGGGAGAGGGCGGCGACGCTCGGAGACACAAGCTCACTGCGGTGAGGGGTATCTCTCAACGTTTCCCGTGTCGATAGAGACCCCTCATCCGGCGCTTCGCGCCACCTTCTCCCACAAGGGGAGAAGGAAAGCGTTCGTGGCTCCACAACGGCTGTTCTATCCGGAACGTTTCGCCGGCTTCTTCTTGGACGCATTCAGCGCCACGGCTGCGCGGATCAGCGCCTTCAACGCCTTCTCGTTGATCTTCTCGCCTTCGCGAATATCGATCGCGCGCCGCACGTTGCCGTCGAGGCTCGAGTTGAACAGGCCGGCTGGATCGTCCAGCGCTGCGCCCTTGGCAAAGGTCATCTTCACCACGGCCTTGTAGGTCTCGCCGGTGCAGATGATGCCGTCGTGCTCCCACACCGGAACGCCGCGCCATTTCCATTCCTCGACGACGTCAGGATCGGCCTCCTTGATCAGGCCGCGGATTCGTCCGAGCATGTCGCCGCGCCAGTCGCCGAGCTCCTTGATCCTGCCGTCGATCATCCTGGATGGCGAAGCGCCATCCGCCTTCGTCGCGCTGCTGTTTTTCACGGTGACGGCCTTCTTCATGTTCACGCCTCTTGTCGGGCGCCGCGGCTGCGGCCGAGATATGGCAGCGCGAACATGTAGAGTCCGGTCGCAAGCAATGGGATCAATGGGACGAAGGCGAGCAAGCCGATCCACGTCGCCTGGACTTGCAGCGTCAGGGCGACGATGTTGGCGATGACGGCAAGCGTGAAAGCGATCGACAGCCAACGATGGATCTGTCGAACCCACATGTTTCCGGTCAATGAAACCTCCTCTTGAGATGATTGAATGAAGGCCGGCGGCCAAGCTAGTCTGCCCTTGCCAGCAGCTCGTCCAGCTTGGCGAGAAACTGCTTCCAGCCGGCATGCGCGCCGCCAAAAGCCTGCTTCTGCGTCGGGCTGAAGCCCGCTTGCTCGACGCGCAGATGCGTGCCTGCGCCCGCCGGCGTCAGCGTGAAGGTCACGACGCTCTTGAGATCGAACGCCGCGTCGTCATGCGAGAAATTCCAGGTGTAGGCGAGTGTCTTCTGCGGCTCGATGGTGAGGACCTCGCAGTCCAGCACGCCGCCCCACTCGCCGCGAAGGTTGAAGCGGTGGCCCACGTTCGGCTTGAAGTCGTTCTTCATCAGCCATTCCTCGATCAGATGTGGCTGCGTCAGCGCGCGCCAGATCCGCTCTGCCGGAAAGGCATATTCGCGCTCGACGACGACAGATCGGGTTTCGGTGGGGGATTCGTTCATTGGTCCATCCTCTTCAGGAGATCGTCGAGCGCATCGAGCCGGTTCTGCCAGAATCCGGTCATCTGGCTGGTCCAGTCGATCAGCGGATTGAGCGCGCCGGGCTGGGCGCTATAATGCGTCTGCCGCCCTTGATGCCTGTCGCGCACCAGGCCAGCCTGCTTCAGCGCGCCGAGATGTTTTGAGACCGCGGGCTGGGAAACGCCCGACAGTGCTGTCAGGGCCCCGACCGTCTGTTCGCCCTCGCGGCACAATCGCTCGAAGATCGCCCGACGGGTGGGGTCGGCGAGCGTCCTGAACAAAAGGTCGTGGGCGGTGGCGGGCATAAAATCCATAACCTGCAAGTTATGGATATATTCATAACCCTGGGGTTATGTGTACGTCAAGGGGGTGTCGAGCGCCCGCCCCTACGGCCGCAGATAGAGATAACCCTGCGACTGGAGCTCGGCCAAACGGACGACGCCACCCTTCTCCGCGCTGACGAAGCCCGGCAGCAGATCCGTGAGCGTGACGTTCTGCGCCTTCATCGTGTTGCCGCAGGCGGCAAGCTCGACGCCATCCTTGGAAAAATCGCCGACGCGCTTGCTAATGTCAGGGTTGGCCTGCGCCGAGTGAAACGCCTTCAGTGCCGGGCCGTGGATCACCAGCGCGATCGTCACATGGTCGGGGCCGCCGACGCCATCGATGTGGTTCTGGATGTTGCCGAGGACGAAGTTGACCTTCTCGGCATCGCTCAGGTGATAGACCACCTTCAGCTTGTTGCCCGTGCCGCCCTCGGTCGCGGCCTTCGCGCTGGAGGCGCCAAGTGCCGCGCCCAGGCCTGAGACGGCGCTCCACAAGATGTTCCGGCGGTTCATGACGATCTCCCCTCGATTGTGCCGGACACATATCATTTGTGGCGAAGCGCGGCGAGTTCCTTGCGGTCGGTCACGAGCGAGGCGCATTCCTTATTGTCCGTTCGATCTAGGCGGAAAATCCCGTCGTCGGCCCCGGCGACCAGTGACAGTTCGGCATCCTCGTCCGGCTTGTTGTTCTGCCAGACCCTGACCCGCGCCAGCCGCACGACCGCCGATTTGTCGTCCTTCGAGAGCGCGACGCCGATGCCGCCGCCCTCGCAGTCGACGCCGCAACCGAGGCGGATTTCGGTGCCGTCCTTGGTGAACACGGCGTGATGACAGGAGCCGCTGGAATCGAAATCGCCGGAGCGGTGACGATATCTGAAGCCGAGGCGGAAGGAGTTGTGGAGCTGCTTGTCTTCGGTGTCCATCTCCGCCGAGATCAGCAGCTTCATCGAGGCGACCTTCTGCTTCGGATGGTGCGCCAGATGCTCGGCATCGTAGCGGCGCACGAAGCAGGCATAGGCCTTGTTGCCGGGTTCGCCGGCATACATGCGCACGTTGAAGGTTTCGGCTTCGGCCTTGCTGGCCTCACGGATATCGTCGGCCTCCTCGGCGTGAGCGGCGCCGCCGAGCGCGGCAAGGAAGACGGCCGCAACGAGAAAAGACTTCATGATGGCCTCGCGTGCAGCAGCTGAGCTGTACGCTGTAGACGCAGCCCCGGCGCGACGCGTTCAACGTCCGCACAGCTGACAGCATCATCGCAGGGCGGAGCGAGGTGATTAGTTCCACGCCGGGCGTTAGTCGTCGGTGGGGTCCTGAAGGTTCATTCGACGTGACGCCTTCGCCTTTCGGAACTCGGCGCCTGCGATTCCACGGACATTGCCCGATTCCATCGATGTGATAGCCTTCACAGACGATCGCCTTTGGCAGTCGTAGGCTGGGGTCTGCCTTTGCAAGTTTGTGGAGTCCCCGCAATGGGCGAAATTCGCAACTTCAGATCCGGGAATGACGAGCCGCCTTCGCACGGCCCTATGCCTCGTCGCCTCGCGGCCATCATTGTCGGTGACATCGCTTCCTACAGCCGCCTGATGCAGGCCGACGAAGAGGGCACGCACGTCCGCGTCAAGCGGATCGAGCGGGATCTCATCCAGCCCAGCATCGTCGAGCACAACGGAAGTCTGGTGAAGACGACGGGCGATGGCTTCATCGCGATTTTCGACAGTCCGGTCGAGGCCGTCCGATGCAGCATCGTCATCCAGCAGAATCTCATCGGCCGCAACGCCTCGCTTCCGAAGAACACCCGGATCGAGTACCGGATTGGCGTCAATCTCGGTGACGTCATCGTGGAGCCTGACGACGTCTACGGCGACGGCGTCAATATCGCCACGCGTATCGAGGGCATCGCCGAGCCAGGCCAGGTCTTTATCTCCGGCGCGATCTACGAGCAGATCAAGCACAAGGTCGTGTGCGGTTACGAGTCGCTCGGGGACCGCAAGGTCAAGAACATCACCGATCCCGTGCGCGTTTATAAAGTGCTGCCGGATGCAGACGCGGTCGGCAGGACGCGGGGGCGGCGCGAGAATGCCCTGATCTTTCTCCTGGGTATCACGCTGTCGGTGATGGCCGCCGGCGTGCTGTGGTATCTTCTGGCTCAGGCGCCGGGCAGGGTGGGCGAGCAGGCCGCCCTCACTCCCGCTTCTCCTGCCGCATCGCCGAGCCCGCAGCCTCCGCCGCGCGAAGCGGCGCCGCAGACGCCGCAGCCTTCTCCCTCGTCGGCCTCGTCATCTCCATCGCCCGCTCAGGCGCCAAATCAATCGACGAGTCAATCGGTAAGTCAATCGCCCATTCCCGTCCGCGAACCCGAGATCGTCGCCATTCGCGGCGGCAGCTTTGCGATGGGAAGCAACGACGACCCGACCGAGCGTCCCGTCCATCAGGTGACGGTGAAGCCGTTCTCGATCAGCAAATATCCCGTGACCGTGCAGGAATGGAACGAGTGCGCCGCTGCAAAGGCGTGCAGCTTCACCGCCATCGGCAAGGACGATGCGCCGGTCAGCAATGTGAGCTGGACCGACGCGCAGCAATATGCGGCCTATCTCGCCAAGGCGACGAAGAAGACGTATCGGCTTCCGAGCGAAGCCGAATGGGAATATGCCGCGCGGGGCGGAACGCAGACCAGATATTGGTGGGGCGACAAGCTGCAGCCGGGCATGGCCGGTTGCAAGGATTGCGGTGATCTCGCGGCCGAGCAGCCAGCGAAAGTCGGCAGCTTCAAGCCGAACCCGTTCGGGCTCCACGACATGGGCGGCGGCGTCGATCAGTGGGTCGAGGACTGCTGGCACAAGACCTATCAGGGCGCGCCCACCGACGGCTCGGCATGGAGCAGCGGGGACTGCAGCGCTCATGTCCTGCGCTCGGGCTCCTGGAAGAACGATTCGAGATATGTGCGGCCGTCCAACCGCGATGGCTACGACACCAATGTTCGTTACCCCACGCACGGATTCCGCGTGGCGCTCAGTCCTTAAGTGGTGGAGTTGGTTTGATGCAGATCCTTCGTTGCGTCGCGCTGGCGGCGGCGCTCGCATTGCTCCCGGGGGCAGCCTTTTCGCAGGGCAAGGCAGCGCCCAAGGACGCAAAGCTCTATTTCATCACCCCGCGTGACGGGCAGAAGGTGCGCGGCGGATTCTGGGTCCGGTTCGGCTTGCGCAACATGGGAGTGACCCATGCCGGCGACGAGTACCAGAACGCCGGTCACCATCATCTGCTGATCGACGTCAACGACCCCATCGATCCCAAGGAGCCGATCCTGCAGGACAAGTCGCATCTGCATTTCGGGGCAGGGCAGACCGAAACGCTGCTCGAGCTTCCGCCCGGGACGCACACGCTTCAACTCGTGCTGGGCGATGCCAAGCACTATCCGTTCGAGCCGCCCATCGTGTCGGAGAAGATCACCATACGCGTCCGGCAGCCGGCCGCGGCGCGATAGGCAATCACCGCAGGCTGGCGTTGAACTTGTCCAGCGCCGCCGAGCCCGGGCAGAGCGTGTCGGCTTCCAGCGTGTTGAGCGGCGTTTCGACCGTGTTGAGA from Bradyrhizobium lupini harbors:
- a CDS encoding SUMF1/EgtB/PvdO family nonheme iron enzyme, encoding MGEIRNFRSGNDEPPSHGPMPRRLAAIIVGDIASYSRLMQADEEGTHVRVKRIERDLIQPSIVEHNGSLVKTTGDGFIAIFDSPVEAVRCSIVIQQNLIGRNASLPKNTRIEYRIGVNLGDVIVEPDDVYGDGVNIATRIEGIAEPGQVFISGAIYEQIKHKVVCGYESLGDRKVKNITDPVRVYKVLPDADAVGRTRGRRENALIFLLGITLSVMAAGVLWYLLAQAPGRVGEQAALTPASPAASPSPQPPPREAAPQTPQPSPSSASSSPSPAQAPNQSTSQSVSQSPIPVREPEIVAIRGGSFAMGSNDDPTERPVHQVTVKPFSISKYPVTVQEWNECAAAKACSFTAIGKDDAPVSNVSWTDAQQYAAYLAKATKKTYRLPSEAEWEYAARGGTQTRYWWGDKLQPGMAGCKDCGDLAAEQPAKVGSFKPNPFGLHDMGGGVDQWVEDCWHKTYQGAPTDGSAWSSGDCSAHVLRSGSWKNDSRYVRPSNRDGYDTNVRYPTHGFRVALSP
- a CDS encoding DsrE family protein, translated to MNRRNILWSAVSGLGAALGASSAKAATEGGTGNKLKVVYHLSDAEKVNFVLGNIQNHIDGVGGPDHVTIALVIHGPALKAFHSAQANPDISKRVGDFSKDGVELAACGNTMKAQNVTLTDLLPGFVSAEKGGVVRLAELQSQGYLYLRP
- a CDS encoding DUF4399 domain-containing protein, with the translated sequence MQILRCVALAAALALLPGAAFSQGKAAPKDAKLYFITPRDGQKVRGGFWVRFGLRNMGVTHAGDEYQNAGHHHLLIDVNDPIDPKEPILQDKSHLHFGAGQTETLLELPPGTHTLQLVLGDAKHYPFEPPIVSEKITIRVRQPAAAR
- a CDS encoding YeaH/YhbH family protein, whose amino-acid sequence is MHIIDRRLNPGGKSLENRQRFLRRAKSLVQGAVKKTSQERDIKDVLEGGEVTIPLDGMHEPRFRRDGGTRDMVLPGNKKFIEGDYLQRSGQGSAKDSGPGEGDSEDAFRFVLSRDEFVDLFLDDLELPDLAKRKIAQTESEGIQRAGYTTSGSPSNISVSRTVRRAMARRIALKRPSKEEIEELESAIAASADEDERLLLLAQLEKLKAKSKRIPFIDPLDIRYRRFETVPKPVAQAVMFCLMDVSGSMSEHMKDLAKRFYMLLYVFLKRRYKHVDIVFIRHTDRAEEVDEQTFFYGPASGGTLVSSALQAMHEIVRERFSPSDWNIYAAQASDGDNSYSDGELAGMLLTDKILPVCQFFAYLEVGESGGSAFDLSDSSLWTLYERLRNSGAPLSMRKVSERSEIFPVFHDLFQRRDTAQEKAAP
- a CDS encoding SRPBCC domain-containing protein encodes the protein MNESPTETRSVVVEREYAFPAERIWRALTQPHLIEEWLMKNDFKPNVGHRFNLRGEWGGVLDCEVLTIEPQKTLAYTWNFSHDDAAFDLKSVVTFTLTPAGAGTHLRVEQAGFSPTQKQAFGGAHAGWKQFLAKLDELLARAD
- a CDS encoding PrkA family serine protein kinase; the protein is MYNDSLFNAFAKSFEARSQHDMSMAEYLESCRSDPMKYANAAERLLAAIGEPQTIDTAKDPRLGRIFLNRTIRTYPAFAGFYGMEETIERIVGFFRHAAQGLEERKQILYLLGPVGGGKSSLAERLKSLMEVHPIYVLKAGDELSPVFESPLSLFDPDQLGPMLEEKYGIPRRRLTGLMSPWCYKRLEAFGGDISQFRVAKIQPSRLRQIGIAKTEPGDENNQDISSLVGKVDIRKLETYAQNDPDAYSYSGGLNRANQGVLEFVEMFKAPIKMLHPLLTATQEGNYIGTENIGAIPFTGVILAHSNEAEWSSFKANKNNEAFIDRICVIKVPYCLRITEEQKIYEKLIQGSELAAAPCAPATLETLARFSVMSRLRKHENSTIYAKMRVYDGESLKETDPKARSVQEYRDAAGVDEGMDGVSTRFAFKILAATFNHDPQEVAADAVHLMYALEQSIKREQLPEEVEKRYLEFIKADLAPRYAEFIGNEIQKAYLESYSDYGQNLFDRYVDYADAWIEDQDFKDADTGQLLDRELLNQELTKIEKPAGIANPKDFRNEVVKFSLRSRAQNGGKNPTWISYEKIRDVIEKRIFSQVEDLLPVISFGSKKDGETEKKHGEFVARMVERGYTERQVRRLVEWYMRVKQAG
- a CDS encoding helix-turn-helix transcriptional regulator — translated: MPATAHDLLFRTLADPTRRAIFERLCREGEQTVGALTALSGVSQPAVSKHLGALKQAGLVRDRHQGRQTHYSAQPGALNPLIDWTSQMTGFWQNRLDALDDLLKRMDQ
- a CDS encoding SpoVR family protein, with the protein product MTERLFEGADWDFHTLQRITDACEEVATKDLGLDVYPNQIEVITAEQMLDAYSSVGMPLFYKHWSFGKHFAYHEASYRKGLMGLAYEIVINSSPCISYLMEENTATMQTLVIAHAAFGHNHFFKNNYLFKQWTDADGILDYLDFAKNYVMQCEDRYGRVEVERTLDAAHALMSHGIDRYPGKKKLDLRAEEKRAGRRRQHEEEVFNDLWRTVPAGKSKTRSALSIERRRKLLGLPQENLLYFLEKSAPRLAPWQRELLRIVRHIAQYFYPQSQTKVMNEGTATYVHYRIMTKLHQQGRTSDGNFLEFLQSHTNVVFQPEFDDQRFSGFNPYALGFAMMQDIERIVTRPEDEDREWFPDIAGKNDVMGVLRDVWANYRDESFIAQFLSPKLMRHLRMFHLHDDPEERAGIRVDAIHDERGFRRVRRELARQHDVGYIDANIEVVDVDLSGDRRLILHHHVIKGAQLNETDAKRVLQHLADLWTYDVALIEVDASDKVLREYVVSPRPISAVA
- a CDS encoding DUF1801 domain-containing protein, yielding MKKAVTVKNSSATKADGASPSRMIDGRIKELGDWRGDMLGRIRGLIKEADPDVVEEWKWRGVPVWEHDGIICTGETYKAVVKMTFAKGAALDDPAGLFNSSLDGNVRRAIDIREGEKINEKALKALIRAAVALNASKKKPAKRSG